TCTAAGCTCAGGCAATAAGGAAACAGCCACGTAATGTCAGCAACAACATTTGCAATGCTACGATACTAAGCTTCTGCAGTGGAGCGAGCAACCACATGCTACTTCTTGGAGGACCAAACAACAAAGTTTCCTCCTAAATAAATGCAAAACCCTGAAGTAGATCTTCGATCATTAATAGAGTTACCCCAGTCAGAATCAGCAAAGGCTGTTAGGGTAAGTTGTGTAGCAGGTATGAACAAAAGATTACGggacaaataaaatataaattttatagtcATCtcggaaattttaaaaaattttgcagCATCATATCCAAGCCCAATTGcccccaaaataaaatataataaataataatttctataattattccaaaaagttaaaaatattttgacatACACAAATTCAAGTGccctgaaaataaaatatgataaataatattctttattgttatctcggaaaattaaaaaatatcttttcaAAATCATGATGAAGCCGAAATTCCCAAAagtgaaatataataaataataattttacagctttcccaaaaattaaaaatgaaattgcaGTACCTTAGTGAAGCCCAAATGccccaaaatgaaataataatttataattttatatttatcctgaaaaactaaaaatatttttgtaataaaatatcctaaaaataaaatataataaataatatttttactatttttcaagaaaattaaaaatatatttttgcataacagtaagtaaaaatttaaaatatatatatttaatgtccaagtttaattaaatttggataaTCATTTGTCCAAATTTGTTTTAGATGAGTTCAAAACTAAAactaagaataaaaattaaaaatattaataattatttaaaattctaaaaattgaataattttacaaaattatattcGTATATtcgaatattatatataaaattttcctataatttttattaatattttattaataataatttatataaaaattataatataaaattattaattcaaattttcaatgagtttttaaatttgacatttaagttcaaataaaattataaaatctaaaataattttaaaaacgtcataaaagtatatttatttagggttataaaatatttaatagcaTTCATTAggtaataaattatgaaatgttactttaatttatatataactgAAATGTTAGAAATTATCATGttgattaatattaattaaattgattttaacttccaataaaaactgaaaaggtttaagaaatttattttaaaaaaactcttcttcaaaaattactcattcatattcataataaaggcattaattatcttataataattttacttattgtactaaaattcatatttaaactattagctatttttaaaaatatatatatatattcgctaaatagaaaagaaattcCAAGACAATTTGGCACACCCCTTAGAGAAAAACGTATGAACTTAAAATGAAGTTAGATGAATCTAAAttatttggtacctaaattctCCTGATTCAACAATTACGATGGCTAGccattttatgaatattttgtttggtaaattatttccaacaaaagaaaatataaacctTTTCTAGCTTTAAAATacgaataaaataaacaataaaagcataatgcaaatcaataataatgaattgacgaaatatcaaaaagaaaaatgtaaatggatctcaaatatctaaaataaaatacattaggatattattataaattttgatttcattcaATACCCTTCAAATTCAGTTACcccaatttttcttctttctggATTTTGGACACAAGTCAAATTCGTAGAATATTGAAGAAGCTACAAACCAGGCCAAGCTTAACAAAAGACCAAAAATCTGACAAAGTTCTGTagtcattttattcaaataataaaatcagtTGAGCATTGTGCTAGCACAGCAATACAGAATGTTTTTGCTTCTTGCTATTGGTATTAAAAAAAGCAaatagccaaaacaaaaaatcaattaaggcTGGAACATGGCAAGagatcaaaaaaataataattataatcagACTGagaataaatactaaaataggCATACTCGAgagttttaagggaaaaattcacgtaaaataaaattctttaacaCATTTCAACTAACAGACCAGGGTTCCTATCAAACCCACAGACCAGACccaataaaaaagggaaaaaggatTTTCTCCAAACCAATCATGCATGGAATGAcgtaaaaaaattgtaaaaataaatataacccACCAAAACTGCAAACCCCACACTCCCCCCACCTTGCCTTCCAATCAAACATCTCTATATAGTGTGCAGCCATTACAATCTACTGCTGCTTGCATTCTGGAGGCCTCTCACCTTGCTGCCCATCTCCTTGTGCTCTTCCATTCCTCTACACAAGTAGAAGGCACAAATTATTAGGTATAGTTTCAATACGAGGGCTAAAGTATAGGGACCTAAATGATGCGTTATCTGGTTATACCTTATGTGCAGATGATGACTACAGCGATATTTTCAAGCAATTTAACATGGAACGAAtgaaaaactattatttaatttctccaAGAACAAATGCGCATATACATATAAGATGCAACAAAAATCTATCTCACGACCATACCTTCTTTTTAGTCttagtttcttcttcttcttcttcatcatcatcgtcatcatcGTCATCCTCCTCATCTTCATcgtcatcatcttcatcaattTCATCTTCATCCTCATCATCCAACTCAAGCTCATCTCCCTGAATAGCCTCTCCCGTAAACCATGACACAGCATGTGGAATAATCTTGTCTCGAATTGTTGACCTACACAAATTAGCAGATGGTATAACGAAAATAGTATTTCAAGTAATGAAATCAACAATTAGAATGACTTATGAATAAAAGCTCATATAAAGCATGCGAAGCAGTTCAAACTGAAAAACAAGGCTAAGAGTAAGATGAAAAGAGAATGCACCCAATGTCATAATCCTGTTCCATTTGATTTTGTAGCTCCTCAGCCTGCAcaacaaagtttaaaaaaaatttgagagcACAACTAATTAATCATCAAAGTCTAAACAGATATGGTGAAGTTAGCCCTACAGCATCTTCATCGatgtcttcatcatcatcaGGAACTTGGGGAGGATTGAAGAAGTTGAAGAAACTTTCACAATCTTCAGTTTTAGTGATTTGCTTGGCATTCTTTGAACCCTTCTTAGGCTTCTTTTTAAGGAGCTTTTGTGTTAAGCATTTTCCTGGATACCATTCAATCTCCGTCCTACAAATTAagttaatattcaattaaacaaaGTAAGAAGCATGTAAGCagataattcaaaaaaaaaattccaaaataagaGTGTATGTATTTACCCAATAGCTTTCTCTAGTATAGGTTCATCTTCATCAATCATGTGATATGTCTTTGTCAACACGGTATTTTTGAAATACGGATTAGTATCAAAGTAAAACTCAAGCTTGAATCCTTTGGGTTCCTCTATCCTATACCACTTAATATCCCTGAGGTATTTGAGAGGCCCTTCATCACGCTCGGTGATCTAATTCCAAACACGAGAAGTAAAATGAGATTCCAACAAGAAAAATGTATCAAGATGGCAATTACAAATGGATAACACCAACCTCTTCAGAGAGCACTTCATTATTTTTCATTGCATTAAGCCAAAAATCAGGTACTCCTTTCTCTGCATAAATCATAATTgcataaacattcatacacatGGAAAGGAAGGATCCAAACGAGAAAAAAGGTAGGGcacaattataaaataagatcataccTTCGGCAGCTTTATCCTCTCCTTGGTCCATGGCAGCTTCATCAGTAGTTCCATTGGCTTCACCAACACCATTCACAATATCATATCGCTACAAACATAAGATGATCAACCAGTCAGGAAATAAATAACAGTAActgataaagaaaaaaagacatacagaaacaaaattgaaaaggcCAACCTTGGCATATAAGGGCTGATATAGTTTCTGGTATTTAGCTTCAAGTGCTGCTCTCTCCTCAAAAAACTTAGCCTCTAACTCATCATGCTGGCCCtgttgaagaaattaaaagaaccCAAACCATCAAAAtcataactcaaataaattaaaattagattacAATAATCAATACAAGAAAGATAAGAATAGTAGCTATACATCAAGAACATACAACTTTCTGCTCTatcaaaatattgaattaaaacttGCACATAACCATAAACATCAGATGACACTCAAGTTTCTTAAGGACGGAAGCAAATCCGGCCGCAAGTCCCATTGGTGCGGAAAAACAAATTGAACCATGTGTAATAATATTCTAATAGTTCAGGTCACAGTTACAATAACAATAAGTTGAGCAAGTGAGAACATGCCTGGATCTCTCTGAGAACTTCCACACGCTTCTTGACATCCGGAGATAGTCTTTCCAGCATCTCGGTGTGGTGTCGAGAAAGATTCTGAAGTTTATTCTAAAAATCACAACATCAAAAGTCAAGaacactaaaaatatataaaatctttcttaaaaaataaaataaaaatgtcgGCAGGCACCGACCTTGAGATCGTTCAGGAGATCAGCTCGAGCTAACTCGTTAATAACTGCaaaaagaaggagaagaagaagaagaagaatatagATAACAAGTAAGTGATGCGAAAAAAGAGCTAAGTAGTAGAAGTAGAACTTTAGAAGAGAAATAAATTACCACCGCCGAGATCGGACATGTTAACGTTAGCACTCGTGGATGATTTTCCAGAAATTGAAAGGGGAAGAGCAAGCTAAAACCTTAGATAAAACCCTAGATTGAAAGGGGTGGGGCGAAAGGGTGTTTTGATAGGGTTTGAGTGGGAGGCTTATAATAAAACTGTTGCCTCACTTCAAATCCTTTCCCTgtaattaaaacctaaactcCCCTCCCTTTTATTGTTGAGCCCGcggtttattttattgttttagatttttaaaaatttattaacaagtaTATTCTTTTTATCTGGAAAATCtataaaggttaaattctattattagtcCTTAGACTGTGTATAAGTTGTatatttagtctctatattctaatttagtatttttaatctcttttttttcaaattttaatcttgacGAAACGGTAACTGTTAAATTCTGTTTTCAAAAATCTGATGCTACAAACATATTTTCATGTGTAATATCATGTTAGCTTgctattttcacatattacttacATAAAAAAGTCAGTTAATAGCAATGTTGTTTGAATCGGACTGGATTAGGAACTAATCGGGGTAACGGTTTGGAGAGTGGTTTTGAATCGATTAGATCGGAAATTGTTACAAACTGGTTGAACCGACTAAAAAACTGAATGAATTTGCAGTTGAatcgagttttaaaatttttattaattttttaattaaatcaattgaaCCGGTCAGATCGACAAACCGGTGGCCTGATCGATTCGGGCATCGAtttggtttaaaaaatattggttAATAGATTTAACATATGTTGTTTTGCGTCAAGAGtgaaatatcaatttttgaaaagtataaataGTAAGAATGGTCCAATTAAAGAacataaactaaatatataactTAGCACGTTGTGTAAGACTAATAACACGATTTAATCAATGCTACTTTTTGGATTGGGATTGAAatcttaaaattgaaaaagtacaaaggttaaaattaactaatttgagaagttaaacgataaaatttgaCTGCATTGAATCCACAATTTAGACAAAATATGGATACTAATATTAGAATTTGACCACCTATAAGACTAAAAAGAATGTTGCATTATACGTGCATATTCGGAAGAAAATCGAGGCATgagaatatttcaaaattacctTACTTGTAAAATATACTTCCTCTCATGccataaaaatatcatatccttattattattttatcattttgccATACACCGCTAACTAagtgatataaaaataaaaggataatcacatatttgatatttatacttttataaattatttaatgtaataTTTGTACTTTAAAAATGTTCAATATGACATTTGAATTATCAATGTATTTAGTATggtacatttattttcataaaatgttCAATTCAAtagttataatttaaaatctccATTAAAGTAACACTATCAACGTGTTTTATTGTAGTACCGATCTCGACATTATTAGTGAATcgctaaattaattaataaaattggacACGTATGTAAACTCATATGAAGATTATCAAACG
This sequence is a window from Gossypium raimondii isolate GPD5lz chromosome 5, ASM2569854v1, whole genome shotgun sequence. Protein-coding genes within it:
- the LOC105768806 gene encoding nucleosome assembly protein 1;3, translating into MSDLGGVINELARADLLNDLKNKLQNLSRHHTEMLERLSPDVKKRVEVLREIQGQHDELEAKFFEERAALEAKYQKLYQPLYAKRYDIVNGVGEANGTTDEAAMDQGEDKAAEEKGVPDFWLNAMKNNEVLSEEITERDEGPLKYLRDIKWYRIEEPKGFKLEFYFDTNPYFKNTVLTKTYHMIDEDEPILEKAIGTEIEWYPGKCLTQKLLKKKPKKGSKNAKQITKTEDCESFFNFFNPPQVPDDDEDIDEDAAEELQNQMEQDYDIGSTIRDKIIPHAVSWFTGEAIQGDELELDDEDEDEIDEDDDDEDEEDDDDDDDDEEEEEETKTKKKRNGRAQGDGQQGERPPECKQQ